From a single Vitis vinifera cultivar Pinot Noir 40024 chromosome 18, ASM3070453v1 genomic region:
- the LOC100243141 gene encoding uncharacterized protein LOC100243141, producing MSEASVGSQLDGDRSNFSRTFKYLMAAQLFSRIITYAFNTWVLRQLTKEEFANVMDFDLITIFALVIIREGFQRACIRDNISCSCLSEGERAAKLLKITWVIFPFGVVATIAACLVIFCSQALSYSDPCAKAILIYGCACLLELLAEPLHIFFKNLHFLKLRLIVETAATFFRCLTTYILIVKQTGMEKGIVLAISQVAYGACLFFGYLGYFFYCQFKNSGLFPLRVGSMMDYDGKLLVMCMWFSFLKCIFQRGEKMVLLWFLTPHSKAAYGFVDRLGNLVVRLVFSPFEEISYATFARGASGKDPQKGIWLGSSLTEALKLVLLVGFVVMTFGPSYSYSLIRMYDRRWIDGEAPKALQYYCLYVFLLAVNGTVEAFMYSVATEEQLQRANVLSFIFSMIYLGQNTLLRQSAGAVGLVVANSLTITLRIAYSINFINRYFQGSPLFSFLSCLPSGWTYLLLSGVITRISERKFLDPENFRQTFFIHFSIGLTCFCMSSVVIYRRERPLINKIIGFHDHSD from the exons atgtcAGAGGCAAGTGTTGGGTCTCAACTGGATGGGGACAGATCGAATTTCTCACGCACTTTCAAGTATCTAATGG CTGCGCAGTTGTTTTCACGGATAATAACATATGCATTCAATACATGGGTCCTGAGGCAACTCACTAAAGAGGAGTTTGCA AATGTAATGGATTTTGATCTTATCACCATCTTTGCCTTGGTTATTATTAGGGAGGGATTTCAACGTGCTTGCATTCGGGATAATATTAGTTG TTCTTGTTTATCAGAGGGTGAACGAGCAGCAAAACTATTGAAAATAACATGGGTGATTTTCCCATTTGGAGTAGTTGCGACAATTGCAGCATGCCTTGTGATCTTTTGTTCCCAAGCTTTGAGTTATTCTGATCCTTGTGCAAAAGCTATTTTGATATATG GTTGTGCATGTCTTTTGGAGCTACTAGCCGAACCCCTGcatatttttttcaagaacTTGCATTTCCTTAAGCTGCGGTTAATTGTCGAAACTGCAGCAACATTTTTTCGTTGTCTAACTACCTATATTTTGATTGTCAAGCAAACTGGCATG GAGAAAGGGATCGTTTTAGCCATTTCACAAGTTGCTTATGGAGCTTGCTTGTTCTTCGGTTATTTGGGCTATTTCTTTTATTGCCAATTTAAAAATTCTGGTCTTTTCCCCTTAAG AGTAGGAAGCATGATGGACTATGATGGGAAGCTCTTAGTAATGTGTATGTGGTTCTCCTTTCTAAAGTGCATTTTTCAAAGAGGAGAAAAGATGGTCCTTCTATGGTTTTTAACACCACATAGCAAAGCAGCATATGGGTTTGTAGACAGATTAGGCAA CTTGGTGGTGAGGTTGGTGTTTTCTCCTTTTGAAGAAATTTCATATGCTACTTTTGCAAGAGGTGCATCAG GTAAAGACCCACAAAAGGGCATATGGTTGGGAAGCTCCCTCACAGAGGCTTTGAAGCTTGTTTTGTTAGTTG GTTTTGTGGTCATGACATTTGGTCCAAGCTACTCTTACTCGCTCATCAGAATGTATGATCGGAGATGGATTGATGGAGAAGCTCCTAAAGCCCTCCAATACTATTGCCTTTATGTCTTTCTTTTGGCTGTGAATG GAACAGTTGAAGCATTTATGTATTCTGTTGCAACTGAAGAACAACTCCAGCGTGCAAATGTCTTATCATTTATATTCTCTATGATTTACCTTGGTCAGAATACACTACTGAGACAATCTGCTGGTGCGGTTGGTTTGGTGGTTGCAAATTCTTTAA CTATAACCTTGAGGATTGCATACTCGATCAACTTCATTAATCGTTATTTCCAG GGTTCtcccttgttttcttttctgagCTGCTTGCCATCAGGTTGGACATATCTGTTGTTGTCGGGTGTGATAACTCGAATTTCTGAGAGAAAATTTCTGGACCCAGAAAACTTCCGGCAAACATTCTTCATTCATTTCTCTATTGGATTGACCTGCTTCTGCATGTCTTCCGTTGTCAT CTATCGCCGAGAGAGGCCTCTCATCAACAAAATTATCGGTTTTCATGACCACTCAGACTAA
- the LOC100248262 gene encoding protein BEARSKIN2: MTSSSGGVPPGFRFHPTDEELLHYYLKKKVSYQKFDMEVIREVDLNKMEPWELQERCRIGSTPQNEWYFFSHKDRKYPTGSRTNRATNAGFWKATGRDKCIRNSFKKIGMRKTLVFYRGRAPHGQKTDWIMHEYRLEDADDSPGNPSEDGWVVCRVFKKKNLFKLGTEGGGSSSASMAGLDQQLNINTSSTTDHPRSFTHRDTQYLPRPQSLPFHYSHIPTPQYSHNLQSQTLLPPHKPIAYDFSPLPSDSPVMIKQLMSNPRDCESAGSESLRYQPCEPGMEVNTCEPGAHHHQHMVGPGREESLSEWSMLDRLVTSHLSHEDSSSKGVRFEDGNGSSVQQMNQLSLRGEMDFWGYGK; encoded by the exons ATGACTTCATCCAGCGGCGGCGTTCCTCCTGGGTTCCGGTTCCACCCGACGGACGAAGAGCTTCTGCACTACTACTTGAAGAAGAAGGTGTCCTATCAGAAGTTTGATATGGAGGTGATCAGAGAGGTTGATTTGAATAAGATGGAGCCATGGGAACTCCAAG AGAGATGTAGGATTGGGTCCACACCACAAAATGAGTGGTACTTCTTCAGCCACAAGGATAGGAAGTATCCAACAGGGTCAAGGACTAATAGAGCCACAAATGCAGGGTTTTGGAAGGCAACAGGGAGGGACAAATGCATAAGAAATAGCTTCAAGAAAATTGGAATGAGGAAAACCCTTGTTTTCTACAGAGGAAGGGCCCCTCATGGCCAAAAGACTGATTGGATCATGCATGAGTATAGGCTTGAAGATGCTGATGATTCTCCAGGAAACCCTAGT GAGGATGGATGGGTGGTGTGCAGGGTTTTCAAGAAGAAGAACCTATTCAAGCTTGGAACCGAAGGCGGAGGAAGCAGCAGCGCCAGCATGGCCGGCTTAGACCAACAACTCAACATTAACACATCATCCACCACCGACCATCCCCGATCCTTCACCCACAGAGACACCCAATACTTACCACGCCCACAATCCTTACCCTTCCACTACTCCCACATCCCCACCCCACAATACTCCCACAATCTCCAATCCCAAACCCTTCTCCCTCCCCACAAGCCCATTGCCTACGACTTTTCACCTCTCCCTTCCGACTCCCCCGTCATGATCAAGCAGCTCATGTCCAACCCCCGAGACTGCGAGAGTGCCGGCAGCGAGAGCCTCCGGTACCAGCCCTGCGAGCCGGGGATGGAGGTGAATACATGTGAGCCGGGGGCTCATCATCATCAGCATATGGTGGGTCCTGGGAGAGAAGAAAGCTTGAGTGAGTGGAGCATGCTTGATAGGTTGGTGACCTCTCATCTTAGCCATGAGGATTCATCGTCGAAGGGAGTGAGGTTTGAGGATGGGAATGGTTCGTCGGTTCAGCAAATGAATCAGCTGTCCTTGCGTGGAGAAATGGACTTCTGGGGGTATGGGAAGTAG